A part of Gramella sp. MAR_2010_147 genomic DNA contains:
- a CDS encoding glycosyltransferase family A protein: MIYLNHYNSAEVKSVIKDGEQIQFSHSNLVICFWEICERYPEELIIWKDEEINADLNDDLNDIFKHDCIMASYHIESKFLPDSIGYIDQFPFVNPAYEVKYPTWRMSTDVGGIKAKTALKFKWIFQNIEDFGYLINSIGKLGQQNSLFCYNEPDLVKANSQPTYQSKASISQLFNFVAQHYKKEWLFVLLFCYIKYEKQLPLWSFIKSYFKRSCFHKEIDLSDLKVPLKKTKGLRNTVDVIIPTIGRPEYLRKVLIDLKAQTHFPSKLIIVEQNPDLSSKTQLDFIDNEVWPFEIVHHFIHKTGACNARNLAMQSITGDWMFFADDDIRFAENIIEKALEELHHLDICALNLNCIQPGENTFFEKIKQWAAFGSGTSIVRSSYALKCRFSEALEFGFGEDIDFGLQLRSHGCDIVYHPEVKITHLKAGSGGFRNTLKDRWDNSKLEPKPSPTMMWLAKKYYSTEMRRGYKVSLFLKFYKKQKIKNPIKYIEMMRDRWALSEKLSSNLP, translated from the coding sequence TTGATCTATTTAAATCATTATAATTCAGCAGAAGTAAAATCTGTAATTAAAGATGGAGAGCAAATTCAGTTTTCCCATTCAAACCTGGTGATTTGCTTTTGGGAAATTTGCGAGAGGTATCCTGAGGAATTAATAATTTGGAAAGACGAGGAAATCAATGCAGATTTAAATGATGACCTAAACGATATTTTTAAACATGATTGCATTATGGCCTCATATCATATAGAATCTAAATTTCTTCCTGATTCCATAGGGTATATAGACCAGTTTCCTTTTGTGAATCCAGCATATGAGGTGAAATATCCAACCTGGAGAATGAGTACAGATGTTGGGGGTATCAAAGCTAAAACAGCTCTTAAATTTAAATGGATATTTCAGAATATTGAAGACTTTGGTTACCTCATTAATTCTATTGGTAAGTTGGGGCAGCAGAATTCCCTTTTTTGTTATAACGAACCTGATTTAGTAAAAGCAAATTCCCAACCTACTTACCAGAGCAAGGCATCAATATCTCAATTATTCAATTTTGTAGCTCAACATTATAAAAAGGAATGGTTATTTGTTCTTTTATTCTGCTATATTAAATATGAGAAACAATTGCCTTTGTGGTCATTTATTAAAAGTTATTTTAAGAGATCCTGTTTTCATAAGGAAATTGACCTTTCAGATTTAAAAGTTCCTCTGAAAAAAACCAAAGGTTTAAGAAATACCGTAGATGTAATAATCCCAACAATAGGAAGGCCTGAATATTTAAGAAAGGTATTAATTGATCTAAAAGCACAGACACATTTTCCTTCAAAATTGATAATTGTTGAACAAAACCCAGATCTCAGTTCCAAAACACAATTGGATTTTATAGATAATGAGGTATGGCCATTTGAAATAGTTCATCATTTTATTCATAAAACAGGGGCCTGTAATGCTAGAAATCTTGCCATGCAATCAATAACTGGCGACTGGATGTTTTTTGCCGATGATGATATACGCTTTGCTGAGAATATTATAGAAAAGGCTTTAGAAGAGTTACATCACCTTGATATTTGTGCCCTCAATTTAAATTGTATACAGCCAGGTGAAAATACTTTTTTTGAAAAGATCAAGCAATGGGCAGCATTTGGTTCAGGTACTTCTATAGTAAGATCTTCGTACGCTTTGAAATGTAGGTTTTCAGAGGCTCTCGAATTTGGCTTTGGTGAAGACATTGATTTTGGATTACAATTAAGATCTCATGGTTGTGATATTGTTTACCATCCAGAGGTGAAGATTACACATTTAAAGGCTGGTAGTGGGGGGTTCCGGAATACACTTAAAGACAGATGGGATAATTCCAAATTAGAGCCTAAGCCTTCACCTACCATGATGTGGTTGGCAAAAAAATATTATTCTACTGAGATGAGAAGGGGATATAAGGTGAGTCTATTTTTAAAGTTCTATAAAAAACAAAAGATAAAGAATCCAATCAAATATATCGAAATGATGAGAGACAGATGGGCTTTAAGTGAGAAGTTAAGCAGTAATTTGCCTTAA
- a CDS encoding glycosyltransferase family 2 protein — MESYNFSLVVCTYQRSASLERLMDSVVEQSLYPNEILIIDGSLNDKTEKLIQTKKYRKLNYYRVEENDRGLTRQRNYGISKLSSEAEIVCFLDDDIVLDKYYFENLINTYKLFPNAIAVGGVILNETDWTEKGNNQEVRFDEFLKDGFVRKLGLRNHVRKRLNLLSDDPPGFMPTFSHGLSISFLPPTGDIYPVEFFMGGVSSYKKEIFKKLSFSKYFEGYGLYEDMDFCLRASRIGEMYVNTGAQVYHLHEEAGRPDYFKYGKMVVRNGFYVWKIKNPDPGFKSILKWNAITLLLILIRLSNILNKDEKGKSLNDSLGRFTGWLSLIINKPR; from the coding sequence ATGGAATCATATAATTTTAGCCTGGTGGTATGCACTTATCAGAGGTCTGCTTCGCTGGAAAGATTAATGGATTCTGTGGTAGAACAAAGCCTTTATCCCAACGAGATCTTAATTATTGATGGCTCTTTGAATGATAAGACAGAAAAATTAATTCAGACGAAAAAGTATAGAAAACTTAATTATTACAGAGTTGAAGAAAATGATAGAGGCTTAACCAGGCAAAGAAATTATGGGATCAGTAAACTATCCTCCGAAGCTGAAATTGTTTGTTTCCTTGATGATGATATAGTTCTGGACAAGTATTATTTTGAAAATCTAATAAACACTTATAAGCTTTTTCCTAATGCAATAGCCGTGGGTGGTGTTATCTTAAATGAAACCGACTGGACTGAAAAAGGAAATAATCAAGAGGTTAGATTTGATGAATTCTTAAAAGATGGCTTTGTAAGAAAACTAGGACTTAGAAATCATGTTCGTAAGAGACTGAATTTATTATCAGATGACCCCCCCGGTTTTATGCCGACATTTTCTCATGGTTTATCCATTAGTTTCCTGCCACCTACAGGTGATATTTATCCTGTTGAATTTTTTATGGGGGGTGTATCATCCTATAAAAAGGAAATATTTAAAAAATTAAGTTTTTCAAAATATTTTGAAGGTTATGGCTTATATGAAGATATGGATTTTTGCCTTAGGGCATCCAGAATAGGAGAAATGTATGTGAATACGGGAGCCCAGGTATATCACTTACATGAAGAAGCTGGTAGGCCAGATTATTTTAAATATGGTAAGATGGTAGTGCGTAATGGTTTTTATGTGTGGAAAATTAAAAATCCTGATCCGGGTTTTAAAAGTATTTTAAAATGGAACGCAATTACCCTATTATTAATTTTAATAAGACTCAGCAATATCCTTAATAAGGATGAAAAAGGAAAATCATTAAATGATTCCCTCGGAAGATTCACGGGTTGGCTGAGTTTGATAATTAATAAACCACGATAA
- a CDS encoding UDP-glycosyltransferase encodes MRSKKLLVIIPDGVGLRNFVYTKFPEEAKKAGWELLFLNMTHFDLKGRGHSEIKLDPKPSAWTDILKRAKILIELDLFKNKFDDPVYEKYKFPASNKGFKNKLKNFILSILIRRYNSESGLVKLRRKMKDAERKTGYYNTCLEILKRENPDVVFCTNQRPVNAISPITAAQDLGISTSCFIFSWDNLPKATKVLDPDYYFVWSEYMKNELLQYYPDIKSDQIKITGTPQFEIHNDRSVIINKKDFFDIHGLDKEKKYLCFSGDDITTSPHDEYFLKDVAEEVEKLNQKGHRLGIIFRRCPVDFSERYDKILKDHKGLIVPINPLWTGGEGYWSHAIPTKDDLHLQTNIIEYSFMVINVGSSMVFDYAAKGKPCAYLNYLPSVTNLEKDIREVYSYTHFKSMPDKNSVYWINKKSDISLIVENALKDPHAVVFNAQDWFFKINKTNSEMNASKHIVNQLDSLL; translated from the coding sequence TTGAGATCAAAAAAACTTTTAGTAATAATCCCAGATGGTGTTGGCTTGAGGAATTTTGTTTATACTAAATTTCCGGAAGAAGCGAAAAAAGCAGGGTGGGAATTACTTTTTTTAAATATGACCCATTTTGATCTGAAAGGGAGGGGGCATAGCGAGATAAAATTAGATCCTAAGCCTTCAGCGTGGACAGATATTTTAAAACGTGCTAAGATTCTCATAGAACTAGATCTTTTTAAAAATAAATTCGATGATCCGGTTTATGAAAAATATAAATTTCCAGCCTCGAATAAAGGCTTTAAAAATAAGTTGAAGAATTTTATTCTTAGCATCCTGATAAGGAGATATAATTCAGAAAGTGGTTTGGTGAAATTAAGACGGAAGATGAAGGATGCTGAAAGAAAAACCGGATATTATAACACTTGTTTGGAAATATTAAAACGAGAGAATCCAGATGTGGTATTTTGCACAAATCAAAGGCCTGTAAATGCAATATCACCAATCACTGCCGCTCAGGATCTTGGTATATCTACTTCCTGTTTTATTTTTTCCTGGGATAATCTTCCTAAGGCAACTAAGGTGCTTGATCCTGATTATTATTTTGTCTGGAGTGAATATATGAAGAATGAATTGCTTCAATATTATCCAGATATAAAATCTGATCAAATTAAAATTACGGGTACTCCCCAATTCGAAATTCATAATGACAGATCGGTTATTATAAATAAGAAGGATTTTTTTGATATTCATGGATTAGATAAGGAAAAAAAATACCTGTGTTTTTCCGGAGATGACATTACCACTTCTCCTCATGATGAGTATTTTTTGAAAGATGTAGCAGAAGAGGTGGAAAAACTAAATCAAAAAGGACATAGGCTGGGGATAATTTTTAGAAGATGTCCAGTAGATTTTTCAGAGCGCTATGATAAGATACTAAAGGATCATAAAGGTCTTATAGTACCTATTAATCCTTTATGGACTGGAGGGGAAGGTTACTGGAGTCATGCTATACCCACAAAAGATGATCTTCATTTACAAACAAACATTATTGAGTACAGTTTTATGGTGATAAATGTAGGTTCCTCTATGGTCTTCGACTATGCGGCTAAAGGAAAACCCTGTGCCTATCTAAATTATTTACCTTCTGTAACAAACCTGGAAAAAGACATCAGGGAAGTTTATTCATACACTCATTTTAAGTCTATGCCAGATAAAAATTCTGTTTACTGGATAAATAAAAAGTCTGATATATCTTTAATAGTAGAAAACGCATTGAAAGATCCACATGCTGTTGTATTTAATGCTCAAGACTGGTTTTTTAAAATTAATAAGACTAATTCTGAAATGAATGCCTCAAAACATATAGTCAATCAATTAGATAGCTTATTATAA
- a CDS encoding asparagine synthase-related protein — translation MFAFAIWDSKEKKLFAARDRFGVKPFYYNYSNNDLLFASEIKAIRRVKPAEPNEKLWANYFCFGSYGSPSETFYKDIEQLPAGHFIEFKDANLCIEKWYDFPEQIRTISNNHSAKKIKEKYLELLIDSIRLRFRADVEIGFNISGGIDSSLLLALVNNYSKSKKIRAFSFYTGDERYDELPWVERMIRQTGNPLEKVRLSFDEVPRYAKLLSDIQEEPFGGIPTIAYSKIFEKANQSGIKVLMDGQGMDEQWAGYDYYSAQSDSVVQGTGNSSSFKPNVLNSSFRSLAQKPEYPTPFNSRIQNLQYRDLFYTKLPRALRFNDRISMAFSTELREPFLDYRLMELAFSLPDAMKINGGTHKYLLREIIKGFVPNKISEAPKRALQTPQREWLGAELKTFVTENLANLENSAFQSWFDHDLIRKEWDLYKEGPKTNSFFLWQWINTSLIASGIQETT, via the coding sequence ATGTTTGCTTTCGCCATCTGGGATAGTAAGGAGAAAAAGCTTTTTGCAGCCCGCGACAGATTTGGGGTCAAACCTTTTTATTATAATTACTCCAATAATGATCTTCTTTTTGCCAGCGAAATTAAAGCTATCCGCAGGGTGAAACCGGCAGAACCCAATGAAAAATTATGGGCTAATTATTTTTGTTTTGGTTCTTATGGATCTCCATCAGAAACTTTTTATAAAGATATAGAACAACTACCCGCAGGACATTTTATAGAATTTAAAGACGCTAATCTCTGTATTGAAAAATGGTATGATTTCCCTGAGCAGATCAGGACTATTTCAAATAATCATTCAGCAAAGAAAATTAAAGAGAAATATCTGGAGTTGCTTATTGATTCTATTAGGTTAAGGTTCCGGGCAGATGTCGAGATTGGATTCAATATTAGTGGAGGTATAGACAGTTCGTTATTACTTGCACTGGTTAATAATTACAGCAAAAGTAAAAAAATAAGAGCTTTTTCATTTTATACGGGTGATGAACGATATGATGAACTGCCGTGGGTAGAAAGAATGATAAGGCAAACCGGGAATCCTCTTGAAAAGGTAAGACTTAGCTTTGATGAAGTACCCAGATATGCAAAATTATTAAGTGATATTCAGGAAGAACCTTTTGGGGGAATACCTACCATAGCCTATTCCAAAATTTTTGAAAAAGCGAACCAATCGGGGATTAAGGTTTTGATGGATGGTCAGGGAATGGACGAGCAATGGGCGGGATATGATTATTATTCAGCCCAAAGCGATTCTGTAGTACAGGGTACCGGAAATTCCAGCTCTTTTAAACCAAATGTCCTTAACAGCTCTTTTAGAAGTCTGGCCCAAAAACCAGAGTATCCCACACCTTTTAACTCCCGAATTCAGAATTTGCAATACCGCGATCTCTTTTATACCAAGCTCCCGAGGGCATTGAGATTTAATGATCGTATATCAATGGCTTTTAGTACTGAGCTAAGAGAACCTTTTCTTGATTACAGGTTGATGGAACTCGCATTTTCCCTTCCGGATGCTATGAAGATCAATGGAGGAACACATAAATATTTATTACGCGAGATTATAAAGGGATTTGTACCGAATAAAATTTCAGAGGCCCCCAAAAGAGCCTTGCAAACGCCGCAAAGAGAGTGGTTAGGTGCAGAACTAAAGACTTTTGTAACGGAAAACTTAGCCAATTTAGAAAACTCCGCTTTTCAATCCTGGTTTGATCATGATCTTATCCGGAAAGAATGGGATCTATATAAAGAAGGTCCAAAAACCAATAGTTTTTTCCTTTGGCAATGGATAAATACAAGTCTTATAGCTTCCGGTATTCAGGAAACTACTTAG
- a CDS encoding class I SAM-dependent methyltransferase, translating into MEEMKDMISKQKAFYDHKEKNFVTKIWYYFRNSTLNAFRKNIGLEKEIYDLHLDWLGDLNEMKVLDLGCYEGNSLSFHMAKNAKKYVGIDLSEKAIKILDKRFSQLPNAEVYSMDFLSPDFKEKDFDLIYAYGVLHHFRNTEELISKLKQKIKPGGRIISYDPLTTSKPVRLLRGLYRPFQTDKEWEWPFSKKVYYKYSQEFKILDRRAILGKTKWLFLINLLPLGKYKKEIITKKWHRTDWELSKRNDKHMFKCMHLTMLMRLKSN; encoded by the coding sequence ATGGAAGAAATGAAGGATATGATAAGTAAGCAAAAAGCTTTCTACGACCATAAAGAAAAGAATTTTGTTACCAAAATTTGGTATTACTTTAGAAATAGCACCTTAAATGCTTTCAGGAAAAATATAGGTCTTGAAAAGGAGATATATGACCTGCATTTAGATTGGCTTGGGGATCTAAATGAAATGAAAGTCTTAGACCTGGGTTGTTATGAGGGAAACTCGTTGTCTTTTCATATGGCGAAAAATGCAAAAAAATACGTAGGTATAGATCTAAGCGAGAAGGCTATAAAAATACTCGACAAACGCTTCAGTCAATTACCTAATGCTGAAGTATATTCTATGGATTTTCTTTCTCCCGATTTTAAAGAAAAAGATTTTGATCTTATTTATGCTTATGGTGTGCTACATCATTTTAGAAATACCGAGGAATTAATTAGTAAGCTAAAGCAAAAAATTAAACCTGGGGGGAGAATAATAAGTTATGATCCCCTTACCACAAGTAAGCCGGTTCGGCTCTTAAGAGGATTGTACCGGCCTTTTCAAACCGATAAGGAGTGGGAATGGCCTTTTTCTAAAAAAGTGTATTATAAATATTCTCAGGAATTTAAAATCTTGGATAGGCGCGCTATTTTAGGTAAAACAAAATGGTTGTTTTTGATCAATCTTTTACCACTTGGAAAATACAAAAAAGAAATAATTACCAAGAAGTGGCATAGAACTGACTGGGAATTATCTAAGCGAAATGATAAGCATATGTTTAAATGTATGCACCTAACCATGCTTATGAGACTTAAATCGAATTAA
- a CDS encoding glycosyltransferase, translating to MKILQLIDTLNPGGAERMAVNYANSLIDFGQESFLVTTREEGGFTKLLNKEVKFFFLKREKIFDKKGILNFKKYLYQHDIDIVHAHGTSWFFAVLCKLTGSKFKLIWHNHYGASKGMSLSKKKLLILFSRFFDGIISVNQELKEWADDLLKARKSISLVNFVLGGEDRRLKNNTGLNVVCIANLKPVKNHKFLLEACDLVSKEIKISLHLIGQEFGDDYSIEMNKEFNRRSYVKFHGPLLNPGPILNKMQVGVLSSNSEGMPMVILEYGIAGIPVVSTDVGACRNILGENANIVASGDVKGMAIAIRDYLINSDRAEKDSREFQERVLDKFSAQSVIPDYLQFCKNL from the coding sequence ATGAAAATCCTGCAATTGATAGATACTCTAAATCCAGGAGGGGCGGAGCGAATGGCGGTTAATTATGCAAATTCACTAATTGATTTTGGACAAGAATCATTTTTGGTCACCACCAGGGAAGAAGGTGGTTTTACAAAGCTATTAAATAAGGAGGTAAAATTTTTTTTTTTAAAAAGAGAAAAGATCTTTGACAAAAAAGGCATATTGAATTTCAAAAAATATCTATATCAACATGATATAGATATTGTTCATGCCCATGGGACCTCGTGGTTCTTTGCAGTGCTGTGTAAACTGACCGGAAGCAAATTTAAGCTCATTTGGCATAATCATTATGGTGCTAGTAAGGGAATGTCCCTATCTAAAAAGAAACTTTTAATTCTTTTTTCTCGGTTTTTTGATGGAATAATTTCAGTAAATCAGGAATTAAAGGAATGGGCTGATGATCTACTAAAGGCTAGAAAATCTATAAGCCTTGTTAATTTTGTTTTAGGAGGTGAAGACAGAAGATTAAAAAATAATACCGGATTAAATGTAGTATGTATAGCTAACCTAAAACCGGTTAAAAACCATAAATTTCTTTTGGAGGCCTGTGACTTGGTGTCGAAGGAAATTAAAATTAGCCTTCATTTGATAGGACAGGAATTTGGAGATGATTATTCAATTGAAATGAATAAGGAATTTAATAGGAGGTCCTATGTTAAGTTTCATGGCCCTCTATTGAATCCAGGTCCTATTTTGAATAAAATGCAAGTGGGAGTTCTAAGTTCAAACTCTGAAGGAATGCCTATGGTCATTCTGGAATATGGAATTGCAGGAATACCTGTAGTTTCTACGGATGTTGGAGCCTGCAGAAATATATTAGGAGAAAATGCTAATATTGTTGCATCTGGAGATGTAAAGGGAATGGCAATTGCCATTAGAGACTATCTGATAAATTCGGATAGAGCAGAGAAGGATTCAAGAGAATTCCAAGAAAGAGTTTTAGATAAATTTTCAGCTCAATCAGTGATACCGGATTATTTACAATTTTGTAAAAATTTATGA
- a CDS encoding glycosyltransferase, with translation MHFSVFTHAEHFEGENTYFSYSPYIREMNIWFDFIDEVTIIAPLKNKKTAIDSSYNKNVEFAPIKTINFTSFKNSVISFFRIPVIVLEIYRAMYKTDHIHIRCPGNIGLLAALVQILFPGKSKTIKYAGNWDPKSEQPWTYRFQKWILKNEFLTRNANVLVYGEWSSRTNNIIPFFTASYSESNRNTYIKDFSLPQKFIFVGTLSEGKRPLLAVQIIHKLLQDGSKVFLDIYGSGIMEEGIRKYVEDHGLESNIILHGNQNAQVIMNAYKNSHFSILPSKSEGWPKALAESMFFGCIPVATSVSCVPWMLGYGNRGFIIEPEVGLAAQRIKSILSDEMKLNILSIKAQQWSQVYTLEKFRIEIKKLL, from the coding sequence ATGCATTTTTCCGTATTTACTCATGCCGAACATTTTGAGGGAGAGAATACTTATTTTTCTTATTCCCCATATATACGGGAAATGAATATATGGTTTGATTTTATAGATGAAGTTACAATTATTGCTCCTTTAAAAAATAAAAAAACTGCTATTGATAGCAGCTATAATAAGAATGTGGAGTTTGCCCCTATTAAGACAATTAATTTTACTTCTTTCAAAAACTCTGTAATTTCGTTTTTTAGGATACCTGTTATTGTTTTAGAAATTTACAGGGCAATGTATAAAACAGATCATATACATATTAGATGTCCAGGTAATATAGGATTGTTGGCGGCATTGGTTCAGATACTTTTTCCAGGAAAGTCTAAAACTATTAAGTATGCAGGGAATTGGGATCCTAAAAGTGAACAACCCTGGACTTATCGATTTCAGAAATGGATTCTGAAGAATGAATTCTTAACACGAAATGCAAATGTTTTGGTCTACGGAGAGTGGTCTAGCCGGACTAATAATATAATTCCCTTTTTTACCGCAAGTTATTCAGAATCTAACCGGAACACCTATATTAAAGATTTTTCCCTTCCACAGAAATTTATCTTTGTAGGAACACTTTCTGAGGGCAAAAGGCCTTTATTAGCGGTTCAGATAATTCATAAACTCCTACAAGATGGAAGTAAAGTTTTTTTGGATATTTACGGATCGGGTATAATGGAAGAAGGCATCCGTAAATATGTTGAAGATCATGGTCTGGAAAGTAATATTATATTACATGGAAATCAAAATGCTCAGGTGATTATGAACGCTTATAAAAATTCGCATTTTTCCATTTTACCATCAAAAAGCGAAGGCTGGCCCAAAGCACTGGCGGAATCTATGTTCTTTGGCTGTATTCCTGTAGCTACCTCAGTTTCCTGTGTACCCTGGATGTTAGGGTATGGTAACAGAGGGTTTATAATTGAACCGGAAGTCGGTTTGGCCGCTCAGAGAATTAAAAGTATTCTTTCCGATGAGATGAAACTTAATATACTTTCAATAAAAGCTCAGCAATGGTCGCAGGTTTATACTTTAGAAAAATTCAGGATTGAAATAAAAAAATTACTATGA
- a CDS encoding acylneuraminate cytidylyltransferase family protein translates to MKILGVIPARGGSKGILGKNIKLLGGKPLLGYTIDSVVESKLLTKCILSSDSEEIIKAGKRLGVEIPFIRPAEFAKDETPSIEVIKHALEFFAASNEYFDTVCLLQPTTPFRRDGLIDDAIKKFDSGSYDSLVSVRKVPHQYNPHWVFEEKKGKLEIATGEKEIISRRQELPKAYHRDGAIYLTKTEVILNSNSLLGNKIGFIDTTDEDYVNLDSMEDWKKAEEILKKRS, encoded by the coding sequence TTGAAAATATTAGGCGTAATTCCAGCTCGTGGCGGTAGCAAGGGAATCCTCGGAAAGAATATTAAGTTGCTAGGGGGAAAACCACTCTTAGGCTACACTATAGATTCCGTTGTAGAATCTAAACTGCTTACAAAATGCATTCTTAGTTCCGATTCCGAAGAAATTATAAAAGCAGGGAAGCGACTGGGGGTAGAAATTCCCTTTATAAGACCGGCTGAATTTGCTAAAGATGAAACACCTTCTATTGAAGTTATAAAGCATGCACTAGAATTTTTTGCAGCATCCAATGAATATTTTGATACGGTCTGTCTACTCCAGCCTACAACCCCCTTCCGGAGAGATGGACTTATAGATGATGCAATCAAAAAATTTGATTCAGGAAGCTATGATTCACTGGTAAGCGTTCGCAAAGTTCCCCACCAATATAATCCTCATTGGGTATTTGAAGAAAAGAAAGGGAAACTGGAAATTGCTACCGGAGAGAAGGAAATCATTTCTCGCAGACAGGAGCTGCCGAAGGCATACCACAGGGATGGAGCAATTTATCTTACAAAGACTGAGGTTATTTTAAACTCTAATTCCCTTCTTGGCAATAAGATTGGCTTTATAGATACCACAGATGAGGATTATGTGAACCTTGATAGCATGGAGGACTGGAAGAAAGCCGAAGAAATTCTGAAAAAAAGAAGTTAA
- a CDS encoding glycosyltransferase family 4 protein, which yields MHVAFLTPEYPHPLCHPSGGLGTSIKNLAEALIRKGEEVSLIIYGQKEESNFEESGIHFYLLKQRGYFWGGWFFYRKHIQRFINNLISVKNIQILEAPDWTGVTALMNINCPVVIRMNGSDAYFCKLDGRPQKLKNRFFEKRALKAADSLVAVSAFTARKTNEILGLKRYIEIIPNSIRIEKFEPSVDEPAPNRILYFGSLIRKKGIIELAYIFNRVNAVLPDAELILIGKDVPDIFEKRSTLEIFREKLTEIAEPKVKYLGAVSYDEVKSHIMSAKVVVLPSFAEALPMTWLEAMAMEKALVTSDIGWAKEVMIDGKTGFTVSPENHQLYAEKIIELLRDSDLCKKLGKNARIKVMNDFSSDLIADRNIDYYNSVISKYQDN from the coding sequence ATGCATGTAGCCTTTCTAACTCCCGAATATCCACACCCCCTTTGTCATCCCTCAGGAGGTCTTGGAACGAGTATTAAGAATCTGGCCGAGGCTCTGATAAGAAAAGGAGAAGAGGTGAGCTTGATAATATATGGACAGAAGGAGGAGTCGAATTTTGAAGAAAGCGGCATTCATTTTTATCTTTTAAAACAGAGAGGCTATTTTTGGGGAGGCTGGTTCTTTTATAGAAAACATATTCAAAGGTTTATAAATAATCTTATTAGCGTTAAAAATATCCAGATACTTGAGGCTCCAGACTGGACGGGGGTCACAGCATTAATGAATATAAATTGCCCGGTGGTAATACGTATGAATGGGAGTGATGCTTATTTTTGCAAACTGGATGGGAGACCACAAAAGCTAAAGAATCGCTTTTTTGAGAAAAGAGCTTTAAAAGCTGCTGATTCTCTGGTAGCGGTTAGTGCATTTACCGCAAGGAAGACCAATGAAATTCTTGGATTGAAAAGGTATATTGAAATTATTCCAAATAGTATAAGAATTGAAAAATTTGAACCCTCAGTAGATGAACCTGCTCCTAATCGTATATTATATTTTGGATCTTTAATTAGAAAAAAAGGTATTATAGAACTGGCATATATTTTTAACCGGGTAAATGCTGTTCTTCCAGATGCTGAATTAATTTTGATAGGAAAGGATGTACCTGATATTTTTGAAAAGAGATCGACTCTGGAAATTTTCCGGGAAAAACTGACGGAGATTGCTGAGCCAAAAGTAAAATATCTGGGAGCTGTTTCTTATGATGAGGTTAAATCACATATTATGAGCGCTAAAGTGGTAGTACTGCCAAGTTTTGCTGAGGCTTTGCCTATGACCTGGCTGGAGGCGATGGCCATGGAAAAAGCATTGGTGACTTCAGATATTGGATGGGCAAAGGAAGTAATGATAGATGGAAAGACCGGTTTTACGGTATCGCCTGAGAATCACCAGCTGTATGCTGAAAAAATTATTGAACTTCTTAGGGATTCCGACTTATGTAAAAAATTGGGAAAGAATGCCAGGATTAAGGTTATGAATGATTTTTCATCTGATTTGATAGCAGATAGAAATATTGATTATTATAATTCAGTTATAAGTAAATACCAGGATAATTGA